The nucleotide sequence CTGGGATCTGCGCCGGAACTGGCTGCTCTCCAAGAACAATTCGGGTTACCGGCCGGTCGATGCCGGACCCATCTGGTTGAATCATCAGCTCGACGAATATGATCAGCCCGGAAACTCGCGCCTCATCTATTACAAGGGCGCCTATGTCCTCGAAATGCTGCGCGCGCTCATGTTCACCAACAAGGAGAAGGACGACCGCTTCATCGCCATGATGCGCGATTTTGCCAGGAGTCATGCGGAACAGAATGCTTCCACGAAGGACTTCCAGCGGATCGTCGAAAAGCACATGGAGGAGCCCATGGACTGGTTTTTCAACCAGTGGGTCTACGGCTCCGAAATCCCGCGCTACACCTTCAGCTACAAGCTCTCCGATGCGGGCGCCGGGCAGACCGAACTGGCGATGACGCTCGTGCAGTCGGACGTCTCCAGCGATTTCCGGATGCGGCTGCCGCTGTTTGCCCTCGTCGATGGCACCCAGCGCTATCTCGGTAACATCCAGATCAACGGCACCGAGCCGTACAACGCGGTCGTCAAGCTGCCCATGAAGCCGGAAAAGGTACTGCTGGACCCCGACCACAGCATCCTGGCCGAGATCCGGCAATAGCCGGAGCAGGCGGCATACGCGGGATCGGCGACGGGTGAAGCGACAAAAGCATCATTTGCGGGCTGAAAGCAATCCGGACAGGTTCTCCCTGGTCAGGAGGGAAGCGTCCTGAGGGTGTTCCAGGAAGGGCTGGACGTCGCCGGCGATGTCCTTGATGTCGATGGACGCCAGGCGCCGGATCACCAGGCTCTGCCACTCGCGGGCATCGTATTTGGCCGGACGATGAGTCTGGTCCAGGGCGTTCTGAAGCAAGGGGAGGTTCGGTTCAACCGGCGGGCGTTGCGACAGATACCACAGCAGGTCGTACCAGTCGCGGCCCTTGACGTATTTGCGCGTGATGGCCGCATGAAGCTTGCCCGCCATCATGGACGGCAGATCGTAGTGCTGGACGAGAAAAGTCACCGTGCGCGTGATGATGGTTTTTTCACACCGGGCGCCTCCGGGCGGTCGGGTGTCGATTTCCAGCTTGATGGCCAGTTTCTGCCCCGGCGCTCCGGAAATGCCGGTGTCATAAAGAATCCCTGCCAGCCTGACCCATCCGGTATGAATGGTCGTGCTGTCGTTCCAGGTGACGTGGGGATCGAAGCCCGCCAGGGAGAGATCGCGTTTGATCTTGGCCATCCACTCCATGCCCGCATAGCCGTTTTCAGACTCCAGCGAGAAATCGAGATCTTCCGAATAGCGCGGCAGGTTATGGAGAAAGCGCAGCGCGGTGCCGCCGACGAATGCCAGGTTGCGGAAAGCCTCGCACTCATGCAGAGAGCGCAGGATGAGCGTCTGCAGGTATTCGCGCAGCAGGTTGAGTCCCTGCCCCGGGTCTTTCGTTCCACGTACGAGCGACAGCGCCTGCTCCTTCATAGGGTCACCGTCCCTTTCTCTTCCGCGGCCGTCACGGCTAGCCAGCGTTCAAGGGCCCGATGCAGACGCGGACTCCGGAACCGATCGGCATAGGCCTGAAGCTTGTCCCTGTCTGCCTGCTGGCAGTGCTGGTAGCGCGTTTCCTCCAGGCGCGCGCGCGTCCACTCGCCGGGGGTGAGATGCCAGTGGTCCAGCAGCGCCTTTTCGGGTTCGGCGATCCACAGGGAGCGGTCGCCGTAGGGGACCGCGGCATATCCAAAAAACGCCTCCTGTTTGATATGGCGATATTCGAAAACGCCGAACGCGTTGTCGAAACGGCGGGGAACCCGGGAGGTCGCGCTGGTCAGCCATACGACTCTCTCGGGGATCATGTCGTAGAAGCCCAGGGCCCACACGCCGCTCAGATAGGAGGGCCGGTA is from Acidobacteriota bacterium and encodes:
- a CDS encoding nucleotidyl transferase AbiEii/AbiGii toxin family protein translates to MKEQALSLVRGTKDPGQGLNLLREYLQTLILRSLHECEAFRNLAFVGGTALRFLHNLPRYSEDLDFSLESENGYAGMEWMAKIKRDLSLAGFDPHVTWNDSTTIHTGWVRLAGILYDTGISGAPGQKLAIKLEIDTRPPGGARCEKTIITRTVTFLVQHYDLPSMMAGKLHAAITRKYVKGRDWYDLLWYLSQRPPVEPNLPLLQNALDQTHRPAKYDAREWQSLVIRRLASIDIKDIAGDVQPFLEHPQDASLLTRENLSGLLSARK